The nucleotide window TTCACCTCATTGGCCGGCAACAGCGGCTGATTATTGCCGCTGTGCATCATGCCATCGAGCCCTTTAAACAACTGACCCGGCTCAGGATTGACCAGCTTGATCCGATCCAGAATTGCCAGCTCTGTCGCGGCTTCACCCGCAGGTTTTATGGTGATGGTGCCATCACCACCAATATCCATTTTCTCAAACGGCGGCAGGGTAATCGGGATCCCCCCATTACCCATGACACGGTCACCTGCACGGGTAACCAACTGATTAAACTGATTAACCTGCAACTCACCCTGACGGGTATAGGCCTCATTGCCATCGGCATCGATGACCGCCATCCAGCCATCGCCGTCAATCGCCACATCCATAGAGCGCCCGGTCTGCATCAGAGTACCGCTGGACATATTGGTCCCCGGACTTTCAGCCATGGCATACACCCGGGAGGCCAGGCCATCGCCTTCTACCTGCATCGCCCTGGCCTGAGCAAAATCAGCTTTAAAACCGGTGGTGGTCGCATTCGCAAGGTTGTTCGCATGGGCCTGCTGAGAACGCATATTTTCCCGCGCT belongs to Amphritea atlantica and includes:
- the flgF gene encoding flagellar basal-body rod protein FlgF; this translates as MDKVLYLAMSGARENMRSQQAHANNLANATTTGFKADFAQARAMQVEGDGLASRVYAMAESPGTNMSSGTLMQTGRSMDVAIDGDGWMAVIDADGNEAYTRQGELQVNQFNQLVTRAGDRVMGNGGIPITLPPFEKMDIGGDGTITIKPAGEAATELAILDRIKLVNPEPGQLFKGLDGMMHSGNNQPLLPANEVKIRAGFLESSNVNSISELTSVIDLARQFEMHVKMMKTAEENSSAATRILSLQ